A genomic window from Silene latifolia isolate original U9 population chromosome Y, ASM4854445v1, whole genome shotgun sequence includes:
- the LOC141632823 gene encoding uncharacterized protein LOC141632823: MEIFGHFKGAKGLRQGDPLSPLLFTVAMEYFSRIMAFTTDTMPFKFHPMCGKLRLSHLMFADDLLLFSKGDIASIMVLLRSFSTFSQASGLQINATKTNAYFQGVSKDIKADVLQVSGFIEGVLNKINSICRHYLWDGSVDYIRVPPVGWDKVCSPKEEGELGIRDSLSWNIAAIGKLVWWIYTCPDRLWVKWVHQVYLKGADWNDYIPTGDVSWGWKVICRTKTKLAHGYTNHQWTLDPKGYSISSGYELLRERFQTVVWHKALWNSWCIPKHQFIGWLIARERLQLKDKLMSLGIVSDANCLLCGEAEESHLHLFLQCRYSQRILTEMAGICHVSWPSSNLINWIGVWQGSALQRNVIMCIVLAAFYHIWMQRNKVRVDACLLRPEYVIQQIKKEVKMKLATKSIQGLTINDVSWLNLVSLSL, translated from the exons ATGGAGATTTTTGGGCATTTCAAAGGGGCAAAGGGATTGAGGCAAGGAGACCCCCTTTCTCCTTTGTTATTTACTGTGGCCATGGAGTATTTTAGCAGAATTATGGCCTTCACAACTGATACTATGCCTTTCAAATTTCATCCAATGTGTGGGAAACTGAGGTTATCACATCTTATGTTTGCTGACGACCTTCTTCTTTTTAGTAAGGGTGATATTGCCTCTATTATGGTCTTATTGAGATCTTTCAGTACTTTCTCTCAAGCATCAGGGTTGCAGATAAATGCTACTAAAACTAATGCTTATTTCCAAGGGGTCTCTAAAGATATCAAAGCTGATGTGTTGCAAGTCTCTGGATTTATTGAGG GAGTGTTGAACAAGATTAATTCTATTTGTAGACACTATCTTTGGGATGGGAGTGTTGATTATATCAGGGTTCCTCCTGTGGGCTGGGATAAAGTGTGTTCTCCTAAGGAAGAAGGTGAACTAGGCATTAGGGATAGCCTGTCCTGGAATATTGCAGCAATAGGGAAACTTGTTTGGTGGATATATACTTGTCCTGATAGATTGTGGGTCAAATGGGTTCACCAAGTGTACTTAAAAGGAGCTGATTGGAATGACTATATCCCCACTGGAGATGTTAGCTGGGGCTGGAAGGTCATTTGCAGAACAAAAACTAAACTTGCTCATGGATACACAAACCATCAGTGGACTCTGGATCCTAAAGGATACTCAATCAGCAGCGGCTATGAACTGCTAAGAGAAAGATTTCAGACAGTGGTATGGCATAAGGCTCTGTGGAATAGCTGGTGTATTCCCAAACACCAGTTCATTGGCTGGTTGATAGCTCGTGAACGCCTTCAACTGAAGGATAAATTGATGTCATTAGGCATTGTGTCTGATGCAAATTGTCTGTTATGTGGGGAAGCAGAGGAGAGTCATCTTCATTTGTTTCTCCAGTGTAGATATAGTCAGAGGATCCTTACTGAAATGGCTGGAATCTGCCATGTTTCGTGGCCTAGTTCCAATCTGATCAACTGGATTGGAGTGTGGCAGGGATCTGCTCTTCAGAGGAATGTTATCATGTGTATTGTCTTGGCTGCCTTCTATCATATCTGGATGCAAAGGAACAAAGTGCGGGTTGATGCTTGTTTGTTGAGACCTGAGTATGTTATACAACAGATTAAAAAGGAGGTGAAGATGAAGTTGGCTACTAAATCAATTCAGGGCCTGACTATCAATGATGTATCTTGGTTGAATTTAGTTAGCTTGTCATTGTAA